A part of Apostichopus japonicus isolate 1M-3 chromosome 10, ASM3797524v1, whole genome shotgun sequence genomic DNA contains:
- the LOC139974667 gene encoding uncharacterized protein isoform X2, whose amino-acid sequence MAQLRRSLLTIMHPTLSDISIDLSAFLEQKEVQNGKHICFQSIEEGGIVFNAGIRNDDRLISVNRHPVEQCCFDDVIEWIRSLSVIMFALERKVGANTIQIVAILDIGFKSDGSPYLQFGGFYWNTNVADIEAFIPLVIPDLLTYIYSGKEQNVKLGVNEMMVLYWLSVNKGSVDFDQSRGSNGSFTMYKYIHTSASIPQTTIVILVPTDRPDMCVAATRRGDVILEDFDESRYLGPDPIIGNARFLELAQQDDGRYTIGSTVREDLYITKRENRAVLTETGSLFEIDGPPPNMQARNQGEMEKREEKGEEKTGEKKRGTGEEEGGDKKKKKERKGRKGGSRR is encoded by the exons ATGGCGCAACTGCGAAGATCTTTGCTGACAATAATGCACCCCACACTGTCTGATATAAGCATCGACTTATCAGCCTTCTTAGAGCAGAAAGAGGTCCAAAACGGGAAGCATATCTGTTTTCAAAGTATTGAGGAAGGCGGAATTGTCTTCAATGCAGGCATCAG GAATGACGATAGATTGATTTCAGTAAACAGACACCCTGTTGAGCAGTGCTGCTTTGACGACGTCATCGAATGGATTCGTTCTCTCTCGGTGATCATGTTT GCTTTAGAAAGAAAGGTAGGCGCCAACACTATTCAAATTGTGGCAATTCTCGACATCGGATTCAAATCAG ATGGTTCTCCATATCTGCAATTCGGCGGGTTTTATTGGAATACTAATGTTGCAGACATTGAAGCATTTATCCCACTTGTCATTCCCGATCTACTGACTTACATATATTCTGGCAAGGAACAGAATGTTAAACTTGGTGTTAATGAAATGATGGTGCTATACTGGTTGAGTGTCAATAAAGGGTCTGTTGATTTCGATCAGTCCCGGGGCTCAAACG GCAGTTTTACAATGTACAAATACATTCATACTTCGGCGTCAATTCCACAAACTACCATTGTGATTCTGGTACCAACGGATCGACCAGATATGTGCGTGGCAGCAACGAGAAGAGGCGATGTGATACTTGAG GATTTTGATGAAAGCAGATATTTGGGACCAGACCCAATCATAGGCAACGCAAGATTTCTTGAGCTGGCTCAACAGGACGATGGTAGATATACGATTGGAAGCACTGTACGGGAAG ATTTGTATATTACGAAAAGAGAAAATCGAGCCGTATTGACCGAGACAGGATCTCTGTTTGAAATTGACGGCCCACCTCCAAATATGCAGGCGCGTAACCAGGGGGAGAtggaaaagagagaagaaaaaggggaagaaaagacgggagaaaaaaaaagaggtacAGGAGAGGAAGAAGGgggagataaaaaaaagaagaaagagagaaaagggagaaaaggagggagtagaagataa
- the LOC139974667 gene encoding uncharacterized protein isoform X3 yields MAQLRRSLLTIMHPTLSDISIDLSAFLEQKEVQNGKHICFQSIEEGGIVFNAGIRNDDRLISVNRHPVEQCCFDDVIEWIRSLSALERKVGANTIQIVAILDIGFKSDGSPYLQFGGFYWNTNVADIEAFIPLVIPDLLTYIYSGKEQNVKLGVNEMMVLYWLSVNKGSVDFDQSRGSNGSFTMYKYIHTSASIPQTTIVILVPTDRPDMCVAATRRGDVILEDFDESRYLGPDPIIGNARFLELAQQDDGRYTIGSTVREDLYITKRENRAVLTETGSLFEIDGPPPNMQARNQGEMEKREEKGEEKTGEKKRGTGEEEGGDKKKKKERKGRKGGSRR; encoded by the exons ATGGCGCAACTGCGAAGATCTTTGCTGACAATAATGCACCCCACACTGTCTGATATAAGCATCGACTTATCAGCCTTCTTAGAGCAGAAAGAGGTCCAAAACGGGAAGCATATCTGTTTTCAAAGTATTGAGGAAGGCGGAATTGTCTTCAATGCAGGCATCAG GAATGACGATAGATTGATTTCAGTAAACAGACACCCTGTTGAGCAGTGCTGCTTTGACGACGTCATCGAATGGATTCGTTCTCTCTCG GCTTTAGAAAGAAAGGTAGGCGCCAACACTATTCAAATTGTGGCAATTCTCGACATCGGATTCAAATCAG ATGGTTCTCCATATCTGCAATTCGGCGGGTTTTATTGGAATACTAATGTTGCAGACATTGAAGCATTTATCCCACTTGTCATTCCCGATCTACTGACTTACATATATTCTGGCAAGGAACAGAATGTTAAACTTGGTGTTAATGAAATGATGGTGCTATACTGGTTGAGTGTCAATAAAGGGTCTGTTGATTTCGATCAGTCCCGGGGCTCAAACG GCAGTTTTACAATGTACAAATACATTCATACTTCGGCGTCAATTCCACAAACTACCATTGTGATTCTGGTACCAACGGATCGACCAGATATGTGCGTGGCAGCAACGAGAAGAGGCGATGTGATACTTGAG GATTTTGATGAAAGCAGATATTTGGGACCAGACCCAATCATAGGCAACGCAAGATTTCTTGAGCTGGCTCAACAGGACGATGGTAGATATACGATTGGAAGCACTGTACGGGAAG ATTTGTATATTACGAAAAGAGAAAATCGAGCCGTATTGACCGAGACAGGATCTCTGTTTGAAATTGACGGCCCACCTCCAAATATGCAGGCGCGTAACCAGGGGGAGAtggaaaagagagaagaaaaaggggaagaaaagacgggagaaaaaaaaagaggtacAGGAGAGGAAGAAGGgggagataaaaaaaagaagaaagagagaaaagggagaaaaggagggagtagaagataa
- the LOC139974667 gene encoding uncharacterized protein isoform X1 — translation MRCLKLARGQGTRMNTREGPFPAIWGFVKPKNFLYAPRQPMVALRSDSRAYNFENLYQSQKGLPPFKFLATSLMASRGIESGPADPGFSSDALERKVGANTIQIVAILDIGFKSDGSPYLQFGGFYWNTNVADIEAFIPLVIPDLLTYIYSGKEQNVKLGVNEMMVLYWLSVNKGSVDFDQSRGSNGSFTMYKYIHTSASIPQTTIVILVPTDRPDMCVAATRRGDVILEDFDESRYLGPDPIIGNARFLELAQQDDGRYTIGSTVREDLYITKRENRAVLTETGSLFEIDGPPPNMQARNQGEMEKREEKGEEKTGEKKRGTGEEEGGDKKKKKERKGRKGGSRR, via the exons atgaggtgtctcaagttagcaagaggccagggaaccagaatgaacactagggaagggccgtttccggccatctgggggtttgtaaaaccaaaaaatttcttgtacgctccgcgccaaccgatggtggcgctccgctcagatagtcgtgcctacaactttgaaaatctatatcaatcgcaaaaagggctcccccctttcaaattcctggctacgtcgctgatgGCATCTCGAGGAATCGAGAGTGGGCCTGCGGATCCTGGTTTCTCATCCGAT GCTTTAGAAAGAAAGGTAGGCGCCAACACTATTCAAATTGTGGCAATTCTCGACATCGGATTCAAATCAG ATGGTTCTCCATATCTGCAATTCGGCGGGTTTTATTGGAATACTAATGTTGCAGACATTGAAGCATTTATCCCACTTGTCATTCCCGATCTACTGACTTACATATATTCTGGCAAGGAACAGAATGTTAAACTTGGTGTTAATGAAATGATGGTGCTATACTGGTTGAGTGTCAATAAAGGGTCTGTTGATTTCGATCAGTCCCGGGGCTCAAACG GCAGTTTTACAATGTACAAATACATTCATACTTCGGCGTCAATTCCACAAACTACCATTGTGATTCTGGTACCAACGGATCGACCAGATATGTGCGTGGCAGCAACGAGAAGAGGCGATGTGATACTTGAG GATTTTGATGAAAGCAGATATTTGGGACCAGACCCAATCATAGGCAACGCAAGATTTCTTGAGCTGGCTCAACAGGACGATGGTAGATATACGATTGGAAGCACTGTACGGGAAG ATTTGTATATTACGAAAAGAGAAAATCGAGCCGTATTGACCGAGACAGGATCTCTGTTTGAAATTGACGGCCCACCTCCAAATATGCAGGCGCGTAACCAGGGGGAGAtggaaaagagagaagaaaaaggggaagaaaagacgggagaaaaaaaaagaggtacAGGAGAGGAAGAAGGgggagataaaaaaaagaagaaagagagaaaagggagaaaaggagggagtagaagataa
- the LOC139974670 gene encoding uncharacterized protein isoform X1, whose product MAQLRRSLLTIMHPTLSDISIDLSAFLEQKEVQNGKHICFQSIEEGGIVFNAGIRNDDRLISVNRHPVKQCCFDDVIEWIRSLSVIMFALERKVGANTIQIVAILDIGFKSDGSPYLQFGGFYWNTNVADIEAFIPLVIPDLMTYRYSGKEQNVKLGVNEMMVLYWLSVNKGSVDFDQSRGSNGTFTMYKYIHTSASIPQTTIVILVPTDRPDVCVAATSRGDVILKDFDKSKYLGSDPIIGNARFLELARQDDGRYTIESTVREDLYITKRENRAVLTETGSLFEINGPLLNMQTRNQGEMENREEKGEEKTGKKKRNRRGRRGR is encoded by the exons ATGGCGCAACTGCGAAGATCTTTGCTGACAATAATGCACCCCACACTGTCTGATATTAGCATCGACTTATCAGCCTTCTTAGAGCAGAAAGAGGTCCAAAACGGGAAGCATATCTGTTTTCAAAGTATTGAAGAAGGCGGAATTGTCTTCAATGCAGGCATCAG GAATGACGATAGATTGATTTCAGTAAACAGACACCCTGTTAAGCAGTGCTGCTTTGACGACGTCATCGAATGGATTCGTTCTCTCTCGGTGATCATGTTT GCTTTAGAAAGAAAGGTAGGCGCCAACACTATTCAAATTGTGGCAATTCTCGACATCGGATTCAAATCAG ATGGTTCTCCATATCTGCAATTCGGCGGGTTTTATTGGAATACTAATGTTGCAGACATTGAAGCATTTATCCCACTTGTCATTCCCGATCTAATGACTTATAGATATTCTGGCAAGGAACAGAATGTTAAACTTGGTGTTAATGAAATGATGGTGCTATACTGGTTGAGTGTCAATAAAGGGTCTGTTGATTTCGATCAGTCCCGGGGCTCAAACG GCACTTTTACAATGTACAAATACATTCATACTTCGGCGTCAATTCCACAAACTACCATTGTGATTCTGGTACCAACGGATCGACCAGATGTGTGCGTGGCAGCAACGAGTAGAGGCGATGTGATACTTAAG GATTTtgataaaagcaaatatttgGGATCAGACCCAATCATAGGCAACGCAAGATTTCTTGAGCTGGCTCGACAGGACGATGGTAGATATACGATTGAAAGCACTGTACGGGAAG ATTTGTATATTACGAAAAGAGAAAATCGAGCCGTATTGACCGAGACAGGATCTCTGTTTGAAATTAACGGCCCACTTCTAAATATGCAGACGCGTAACCAGGGGGAGATGGAaaacagagaagaaaaaggggaagaaaagacgggaaaaaaaaagaggaacaGGAGAGGAAGAAGGGGgagataa
- the LOC139974670 gene encoding uncharacterized protein isoform X2, producing the protein MAQLRRSLLTIMHPTLSDISIDLSAFLEQKEVQNGKHICFQSIEEGGIVFNAGIRNDDRLISVNRHPVKQCCFDDVIEWIRSLSALERKVGANTIQIVAILDIGFKSDGSPYLQFGGFYWNTNVADIEAFIPLVIPDLMTYRYSGKEQNVKLGVNEMMVLYWLSVNKGSVDFDQSRGSNGTFTMYKYIHTSASIPQTTIVILVPTDRPDVCVAATSRGDVILKDFDKSKYLGSDPIIGNARFLELARQDDGRYTIESTVREDLYITKRENRAVLTETGSLFEINGPLLNMQTRNQGEMENREEKGEEKTGKKKRNRRGRRGR; encoded by the exons ATGGCGCAACTGCGAAGATCTTTGCTGACAATAATGCACCCCACACTGTCTGATATTAGCATCGACTTATCAGCCTTCTTAGAGCAGAAAGAGGTCCAAAACGGGAAGCATATCTGTTTTCAAAGTATTGAAGAAGGCGGAATTGTCTTCAATGCAGGCATCAG GAATGACGATAGATTGATTTCAGTAAACAGACACCCTGTTAAGCAGTGCTGCTTTGACGACGTCATCGAATGGATTCGTTCTCTCTCG GCTTTAGAAAGAAAGGTAGGCGCCAACACTATTCAAATTGTGGCAATTCTCGACATCGGATTCAAATCAG ATGGTTCTCCATATCTGCAATTCGGCGGGTTTTATTGGAATACTAATGTTGCAGACATTGAAGCATTTATCCCACTTGTCATTCCCGATCTAATGACTTATAGATATTCTGGCAAGGAACAGAATGTTAAACTTGGTGTTAATGAAATGATGGTGCTATACTGGTTGAGTGTCAATAAAGGGTCTGTTGATTTCGATCAGTCCCGGGGCTCAAACG GCACTTTTACAATGTACAAATACATTCATACTTCGGCGTCAATTCCACAAACTACCATTGTGATTCTGGTACCAACGGATCGACCAGATGTGTGCGTGGCAGCAACGAGTAGAGGCGATGTGATACTTAAG GATTTtgataaaagcaaatatttgGGATCAGACCCAATCATAGGCAACGCAAGATTTCTTGAGCTGGCTCGACAGGACGATGGTAGATATACGATTGAAAGCACTGTACGGGAAG ATTTGTATATTACGAAAAGAGAAAATCGAGCCGTATTGACCGAGACAGGATCTCTGTTTGAAATTAACGGCCCACTTCTAAATATGCAGACGCGTAACCAGGGGGAGATGGAaaacagagaagaaaaaggggaagaaaagacgggaaaaaaaaagaggaacaGGAGAGGAAGAAGGGGgagataa
- the LOC139974674 gene encoding uncharacterized protein isoform X4 has translation MATSKKKGNIKSELIMAHPELSDAFIELSAYLAQKGTKREARVFIEDVKEGGLAFSSGIRDSDRLVAIHKTDVKNLSFDEILEAIKCTSVIVLTVERSVKKKNVSIVIALDIGINSGGHPYLNLIGVYWHAIFNDVEKILKCTPTYSFQIAQMDICFYIQMQTKRYYLAVENEDISFTESDGSEEDAVLICCGKMFHSV, from the exons ATGGCTACATCCAAGAAGAAAGGG AACATTAAATCGGAATTGATCATGGCGCACCCAGAACTAAGCGATGCCTTCATAGAGTTGTCAGCCTACTTAGCTCAGAAGGGTACCAAACGTGAGGCGCGTGTATTTATCGAAGATGTCAAAGAAGGTGGACTTGCCTTCAGTAGCGGCATCAG AGATTCTGATCGTTTGGTTGCTATACACAAGACCGATGTCAAAAACCTGTCGTTCGACGAAATCCTGGAAGCCATCAAATGTACCTCGGTCATAGTGTTG ACTGTAGAGCGAtctgtgaagaagaaaaatgtttcCATTGTCATAGCTCTTGATATCGGAATAAATTCAG GTGGACATCCTTACTTGAATTTAATCGGTGTCTATTGGCATGCCATATTTAACGATGTTGAGAAGATCCTTAAATGTACTCCTACATATTCGTTTCAAATAGCGCAAATGGATATTTGCTTTTATATTCAAATGCAGACTAAACGATATTATCTGGCAGTGGAAAATGAAgacatttctttcactgagtcaGACGGTTCAGAAG AAGATGCAGTCCTGATATGTTGTGGCAAAATGTTCCATTCTGTATGA